In Danio rerio strain Tuebingen ecotype United States chromosome 9, GRCz12tu, whole genome shotgun sequence, the genomic window attttatacggttccttttccatcatcgatgttgtaatgtaattaaaacacaatcagttaaatagactttggctttcatttagttgttcaagcgtaaaacgagacaaaaacccATTTACtcgacgcgtagcacaagctctgtgattggtctgcttaTTGAtggcgctgacgagtctgggcggggccgagagccgtGTGAGCggcgcgagcctgatggagcgattgtttacaagtgtggagtcctgtgaaggagctccggatggaaagttttgttttgtgtttacctcatagttaaagttgctgcacgtccgccggttcctgcctcaaaatgagccacttgtacattaaggaagcgttcagacagaacaaaacaccagcgaagaaactcgacacagaggaacataaacacctactgccaactagcgtttcggaagagttaatgcagaccaacagagacagcagcagaagtataaatgcacagccacgcgcgttgcatgcaccgtgggttacgccggtcacttgacgcagaagtataaacaggcttaacacacactgcagaaaaagCCTTTCTTaattagagtttttgtcttgtttctagtccaaatgtctgaAACTCGATTAAatgaagaagcattttttagtgtgctttcacatctgtagttcgcttcatttggtccggaccaagagCAATAAATgatcattgttgcattttctgccgtctttgggtggttttcacaccacactgctggctttagtCCGAACCAGTTAAAACGAACCAAAATGTAGTCATCTGAccaaatccacatctctcattggccagatgttgttgaacatatttcctaaactgcttattgattggtcagaattcaggtgcgggaaaatgccaacaacaaacaagtaaacaaaccggcagaaacaaaatgtgttttttactctggaggggcgactgtgctggctgattgtatccctgctttagacaaactttaAATTTTAAGAATGAAGCGCAGCCGCTGctggaaaacaaatgttttaatgcatcactcgtcacttcaggaggaggcgtcaattaatttagctaaactgtgacatgctcatcttgcggaaatattaccaacaatccatcagctaatgttttccctctctctctctctctctctctgatggtAAAGCGCTGtctacaaatatttttcctccatatcccataatgcacagcgcaacagcctacggcagctggattagtccaaaaggcgcagtactttttgcggttggacctgttttagtacggatcatattctcaccacaaatgaactgattcagggttcgtttgaaagtgtacagagagcacctcttcaagcaggtctcggtacgcttatttggtctgcttttggtgcgcactccagtacgattgctgcattctcacctgcccaaaccaaccacaccaaaaggggaaacgaactctagtgcaattcaatcaaactaaataaggcaggtgtgaaagcacccttagacgaGTGAAAAATATTatcttgtttttagaaaaaatgaGTCAAAaacaagtgagtttttccttagaacaagctaaataatctgccaatagggtaaattagtttaaaatgaaaaccagattattttgcttaccctgaCTGGCAGATTATTGATTTGCAACACATACAAATGATTAACTTTCACTCTGTTATGACTACAGCAAAAAGTCCGGACTGCTGAACGAATCATtggcactacccttcctacacttcaagaactgtactcctccagagtgagtaaaagggctcgcaaaatcactcgggacgcctcgcacccagcacactacctgttccaactgttaccgtctggtcggcgcttcagagctccaagcacaaaaacagccagacacaggaaaactttctttcctcaggccatctacctcatgaacagttaaatatcccccaactgtgcaataaacgtgtgcaatactttctcatgcgcacttgtacacagcaccttatatcaatatacaatgcaatactttctacattcacatttgtacacagcaccgtataacctgtatatttataacaaatttgtACATGCAACTCAACATCCAGATATCTGGACTAACTGCATCTCCGTTTAATGTTTAAcatcttttttttcatatttattttgtgttgtcactttatgCACACTGGAAGCTGGAAGCCAAAttaattccttgtgtgtgtgaagcacacttggcatttctgattctgattatactttgcagtgactccacaaatgCATTCTAAACTGTGACGTTGATCAGATATAGTAATGATTTGACAGTACATATCCTGCGATTGACTATTGAGCATGCACACATCACGATACTGACGCTGAATTGATatgtattgtgcagctctaaactACGCGTGCATGTTACTAACACAGCTAGGCTTTGCATTAGTGCAGACACTCACTGAATACAGGCATCTCTGGCTCGTCCCAGGACAGCTTTCTGTCGACCACTCTTTAATCTGGTTCACCAACAGAGAGGAGACGTCAAAGCAGGGAATGCCAATTTTCctgtcaataaatcaatcaatcaaatataatatcatataataataataataataataataataataacatgcagTGTGACCAAAAATCCGGTCTgagatgtatttttattttttcaaactgAGATTTATAGATGAACTAAAAGCTGAACAAATGTAGTGCTGTGCACAGACTGATCATAATTAACCGCATCCTAAATAAAAGTTtacattatatgtgtgtgtgtgtgtgtgtgtgtgtgtgtgtgtgtgtgtgtgtgtgtgtgtgtgtgtgtgtattatagacATTGTGTAATTATTCACatgtataaacacacataaacaaaacaatacaaaactatTTGCAtagacatttaaattaatatatacacaGTAAAATGCTCAgaaagagcacacacacacctttcagaGCTTCACATGTTATCAGTGAGGGAAAGATGACATTATTATCAGTAATTACACCAATTTAAAGGCAAAGCAAGGTACTGTAACAGAATGGAAATAAGATTAACAGACACACGTTATTTTTAAACTCTTTAATGATGTTATTAGTTAGAAAAATGACCATTTAGAGCTTTTataaaaaccaaaaaattaaaatttaatattttgtaaatattttaattattcatcttGGTTAATGTTATTCGAGTTacttaaattaactaaataatttaaGGCTATTTAAGTAGTAAATACATTACCTCACATTAACAGACCATTATTTTAGTGTTCTGTTAAAAAATGTCCCTTTTTTTACAGAATATATTGTATTGACATGACACGTAACATTTTGTAATTATCAAAATAACAAATTTTATATTCAAAAATCAATTATATTGTGTAGCTCATATCAGACTAGTGCTCTTTAAGCAGTAAATAGCCTATTTTACgaacaaacaatacatttcttACTGTACTTATTCATCTTTCTTTATGTTAATTAGCATTGAAGTTATTTAAATTAGATAATGTTAAGTAGCTAACGTTAGTGAATACATTAACAAACCATTATGTTTAAGTgtcccccccccctttttttttttacaaacaatatAGTATTGTTATGACTATAATTATGAAAATAAGtcacacattttataaataatcagAAATCAAACCATTTATTTTCATATAAGCTGAAAAATTATGGCTTTTACACACCATAtctttaaatagcctacatagctaacatgaacaaataatataTGTCTTACGctatttattcatctttggtAATGTTAGTTAgttgtttaagttatttaaattagCCAACTTATTAAATACACGAACGACTGGACCATTACATTAAAGTATTACCGCCATTTTTCACAGAAAATATTATATTGCTATGACATGCAACATCTTGtaatctatgaaaataaatgacacattttataaataatcaaaaactgAACCATTGTTTTAAGCTGAAAAATGTACAGCGAGTGTAGCTGATATACTCCACATACCACTGGACAGCGCACTGTGCATGGAGCGGACCCGCCGCCAGAGCGCACAGAATCCCGACACCGAGCACCAGAATCCCGACAGCGGAGACACACAGCATCCTCACCCGGTCAGAGCCGCTGGAAAGCCCGTAGAATCCAGAAACCGGCCCGGGGCCTGCGGTCATCCTTATCGCGAGCCTGCAGATGTTGACCAGATCAGCTGAGCCCGATATGCGGGATtattgctagaagggatacagctgcgaccGGAAGTTAACGGGACCCCAACCCTCacattaatgtaaacacagtaatTATACCGATAATTATTCATAGTAATGATTAAATTACCCATAAATTGTAACCAACCTCTCACAGTAATGTaagaatattaattattgttgtacagtgtcacaataATATGCTATATTGATGAGCCTTCGCAGCTGTATCTCCTCTAGGCTTTAgcactacataataataataataataataataataataatttcataattaatatttttacagtaattttacagtaaagtgtgagggttgggttcagggttgcAGCAGCGGTAGATGATCATAAAGTAATGGGTAAGTGAATAATGCTCggtatatttactgtttttacattactgtgaaggttGTGTTATGGTCggggtagatgctaataaaaatacaatttaatgggtttactaaataatataaatacttctcGTTAACTTTCGggcgcagctgtatcccttttagcaACAACCGGTCTCTTGGAGGCGTCACGTCACGATCTCCCATCCAATCAGCTTTTAGGAGGGCGACCTGTTCATAAACAGAAATTTGCGAAGTGCATATAGCAACAGGTCATTTAATTTAGTTAGAGAATTAAAGCAGCCTCTAATCATagatatacacatatgtatatatctatggtctctaatgataattaataacaaaaagaaTGACTTGGAGGGTTTTTTTCTTGTATAAATCCCCTGTTGTAATTTCTGACTGTGTCCTTAAGGAAAAAGGAAGAAAAGGTCtagaattattttgttttatatgtacctttattagttttttttttttactaattcaatcattttttttacCGATATTGTTACTACATTATTATTTGACAATTTTTATGTTAATACttctattatttttgtttattattattattattattattaaagttttcaTCTTCTTTATTCCTCCATCTTATAAATTGGATATTGTTCACTcttatatatgtacatttatgttCACTTTTCTTGTAATGTTCAAGTTCCCTTTAAAAGAATCAGCTTGTAAGAATTCAGCAGTGATAAAACTGCATCAGCGTCGCCCCGCTCGTGTGTCTGCGATAAGGCACGTCTTTTCTCTGCACGTTTCTCTTCTCTTCATATCTTTAGTGCACAATAACGGAAGCCCACACGTGTGTCTGTACAGTCCTGGAGCAGCACACAGTCCTGCAGTCAGCACAAACAGCAGACCAATGAGTCAAAGAGGTGAGTGGGACTTAAATCTTTAAGCATAAAGAAGTATTACATGTGTTTTTAAGATTAATAATGATATTACAGGATGGGAATGTTATTATAGCGTTAGTCCTGAATGCGGCATGATAGAGCCACCGCTTAAGCAGAAACGAAACTGACAACTCTAACAAGAATCCTCTAACTGaagtaaatgtgttttattttgatttctgtaacaatattaaataatatgctaatgtgtatgatttatgttatctatttaaACTGTTAACGTATGACATtaacacaattatatatatatatatatatatatatatatatatatatatatatatatatatatatatatatatatatatatatatatgtgtgtgtgtgtgtgtgtgtgtgtactgtacatATTCCAAATATTCTAATTTCTGTAaattgaataatatgcaaatgtttttattatttataaaatatatatataaattatattatatttatatttatatataaatatataaatttataaaatgtatatatttatataatttattttaactgtTAACAAATGACATATAAatgaaatatgtttatatatatatatatatatatatatatatatatatatatatatatatatatatatatatatacacacactcaccggccactttattaggtacacctaatatCACATGgtgtcaatcacatggcagtaacctTGTACTGTTGtctcagcctcacttcaccgccgcttgccatgttaaagtgtggaatgatggtcaagcgccccctaactttagagcatagtgattggatatttactcattGGATATTTACTCAATAGTTTCCTCATGTCAGCTCATGGACGTActggcacacacagtcaattcggggagatataaacTTACatgaattatttaaacgcaaaaccgagaaaaccgcaattcacaagcgcgtattgaaccgtggaggtcgtaccgtacggttcaatattatattgagaactgtggcatcccttatatatatatatatgcctcagtggcgttgctcgctgcagaagttgggataTTCTCAACTTTTAAAGCACTATTGGaagcaaataccccagctcagacagtagtgtcagtctaatttcattggctgatgctgctatgatgattgCATCATCCCCATCTTCAGTCACGCCCTCCGTCAAGCATTGACACTGAAGCCCTGTGTGTATCGGGCCTCACTGTTGACCAATAacatacaggggttggacaatgaaactgaaaggcttggttttagagcagtaattcaTTAGTATAGTGCAGAGCCtccttttgcagccaatacagcatcaGTTGGCGTTGGGAATGACAGACACGAGTCCTGCGCAGCGGCCAGGGGGTCTCTGAGCCATCCTTTCGCAGAATGTTCAGGTTACTATGCGAGGCTGCTAAAGAAAAAcctttcctgactcgctcctcccAAAACACTCCAAAGGacttaataatatttagatctgagGACTacgcaggccatgggagatgttcaacttcatgttcatcaaaccactgcCAGCCCATAATCTGTCTGTCTCCATAGACTGCCTGCTTCTGACACACTTCTGCACATATTCGCTCTTCTTCACACAGATAATGCTAGTCCTGTTTTTAGTCCTGCCACTGTGCTGACATACAGGCATTAATagccccgccctcttttaaaaagagcacaatctcatttgaatttaaagtgacagtcaccaaaacaacacAGTTTggagcctaaaaggggcagttttacAGAGTTTTAGAACATTACTTGTgtggtattcattcattcattcttgtcggcttagtccctttaattatccggggtcaccacagcggaatgaaccgccaacttatccagcaagtttttacacaggggatgcccttccagctgcaacccacctctgggaaacatccacacacacactcatacactttggacaatttagcctacccaattcacctgtaccacatgtctttggactgtgggggaaatcggagcacccggaggaaacccatgcgaaggcagggagaacatgcaaactccacacagaaaggccaactgagccga contains:
- the LOC141376038 gene encoding uncharacterized protein isoform X1; its protein translation is MGDRDVTPPRDRLLLKGIQLRPKVNEKLAIRMTAGPGPVSGFYGLSSGSDRVRMLCVSAVGILVLGVGILCALAAGPLHAQCAVQWKIGIPCFDVSSLLVNQIKEWSTESCPGTSQRCLYSLVSVNTEDISATHTTPVMGFVDEISFNLSSPDPDSCDVQGRSVSRSWYAILDSGTNYLNMYNLMRGSGLSSSPDFSESTSDRLCTQFSSTRQKLPP
- the LOC141376038 gene encoding uncharacterized protein isoform X3, with the protein product MTAGPGPVSGFYGLSSGSDRVRMLCVSAVGILVLGVGILCALAAGPLHAQCAVQWKIGIPCFDVSSLLVNQIKEWSTESCPGTSQRCLYSLVSVNTEDISATHTTPVMGFVDEISFNLSSPDPDSCDVQGRSVSRSWYAILDSGTNYLNMYNLMRDQTPLSPCKWEGAPGSRIL
- the LOC141376038 gene encoding uncharacterized protein isoform X4, which gives rise to MTAGPGPVSGFYGLSSGSDRVRMLCVSAVGILVLGVGILCALAAGPLHAQCAVQWKIGIPCFDVSSLLVNQIKEWSTESCPGTSQRCLYSGRSVSRSWYAILDSGTNYLNMYNLMRGSGLSSSPDFSESTSDRLCTQFSSTRQKLPP